In Planctomycetaceae bacterium, the sequence GACTGCATCTGGTCATTGTCCTGCGAGCCGGTCATATCCTTCACAGCGAAACCTGCGCCAATTTCTACGCCTTTTACCGCGCCGATGCCGAGCATTTCGCCCAGTTGTCCGTCGAGTTTGCTGAATACTGGTTCACCCAGTCCGACAGGAACGCCCGTAACCACGACTTCGACAACTCCGCCAGCCGAATCGCCGGTAGCGGATATTCTGTTGCAGGCCTGCACCATTTCTTCGGCAGCTTCAATATCCGGACAATTTAAAATATGGTGAACACCATATTTTTCAATGATTTTTTTCGCGTCCATCTTCGGGGTTTTGTCGCGGATTGGGTCGATTTCCTTTTCGATTTGCGCGAAGACCGCCATTTTCTCCAGGAATCTCATCTCGGCGTTTATTCTGCCTTTAACATAGATTTCCTGATAAAACGGGTCGAGGTCGCATCTCATTTTTTTGTAGTTATCGCAGGATTTCAAAGTCTTTGCGCTGTCAACACTGCCGCAGCGAACGCCGGCCAGTTCTCTGACAAAGCCGAATACTTCAATTCCGCATTTTTTCAAAACTTTTTTCGCAACGCATCCTGCCGCGACGATTGTCGAGGTGTATCTGCCGCTGAAAATGCCCGCGCCGATGGAATCGTCAGCCGGTCCGTATTTTACGAATGACGCATAAGAAGCGTGGCCGGGGCGTGGAGTGCGGTTTGTGTCCTGATATTGCTTTATATGTATAAAATGTCTGTCGAGATTCGGAATAAGAATGGTCAAAGGCGTACCGTTGGTCAGGCCCTTATTGCCTGCGTTCTCGACTGTGTCGGCTGCGTTAATGCCGGTATAGATTACAGGCAAATCAGGTTCTTTGCGTGGTGAGCTTAATTCATCTGCTCCAGG encodes:
- a CDS encoding chorismate synthase — translated: MLGCHFGKMYQVTAAGGSYQDGLTACIQGCPPAMAISEQEIYGDLLLRKPGADELSSPRKEPDLPVIYTGINAADTVENAGNKGLTNGTPLTILIPNLDRHFIHIKQYQDTNRTPRPGHASYASFVKYGPADDSIGAGIFSGRYTSTIVAAGCVAKKVLKKCGIEVFGFVRELAGVRCGSVDSAKTLKSCDNYKKMRCDLDPFYQEIYVKGRINAEMRFLEKMAVFAQIEKEIDPIRDKTPKMDAKKIIEKYGVHHILNCPDIEAAEEMVQACNRISATGDSAGGVVEVVVTGVPVGLGEPVFSKLDGQLGEMLGIGAVKGVEIGAGFAVKDMTGSQDNDQMQSKNGKVIFDTNNAGGITGGLSTGQDIVVRLAVKGTPTIDKQQHTIDKYTLENKNLAAITRRDATIVARVWPVAQAYTAMIMLDNLMMHYGYQAVKQKFEK